The genomic DNA TGTGGAGCATTTTGGCGATGTTGGCGAGGGTGTGGAGGTGTTTCTGAAACTGGCCTTGCGGAACGAGGAAGAGCATCACGAGGTGAACCGGCTGATTGTCGAGGGCGTTGAAGTCCACACCCTGCTTGGACCGGCCCAGCGCGCCGACGACTTCGTAGATCAGGTCCGTGGACGCGTGCGGAATACCGATGCCGAAGCCAATGCCGGTGCTCATCGAGGTCTCGCGCTTGCGCACCACAGCCGTGATCGCCTCCCGATGCTCAGGCTTGATCTTGCCGGTGACGACGAGGTTGTTGATCAACTCATCAATCGCCTGCCAGCGATCCGCCGCCTGCAAGTCGGGGACGATCTGCTCTTTGGCGAGTATGTCTCCAAGGTCCATAGATTTAATCCGCAATCGGGATTTCGCCCGAAACAATCCGGCAATTCAAGACAGA from Verrucomicrobiia bacterium includes the following:
- a CDS encoding PTS sugar transporter subunit IIA: MDLGDILAKEQIVPDLQAADRWQAIDELINNLVVTGKIKPEHREAITAVVRKRETSMSTGIGFGIGIPHASTDLIYEVVGALGRSKQGVDFNALDNQPVHLVMLFLVPQGQFQKHLHTLANIAKMLHKSDFRQALEQAPDSDSMLQAIKEQGKK